The following coding sequences are from one Achromobacter sp. B7 window:
- a CDS encoding nucleoside deaminase, whose amino-acid sequence MIDEHDKQHLARCVALARQALESGDEPFGSVLVSAQGEVLFEDHNHVAGGDHTQHPEFEIARWAANNVPPAERASCTVYTSGEHCPMCSAAHGWVGLGRIVYASSSQQYRQWMQEWGVAPSRVKPLAIQDVIDGVAVDGPVAEFAEQVRQLHQEKLRRRA is encoded by the coding sequence ATGATCGATGAACACGACAAGCAGCATCTGGCGCGTTGCGTGGCCCTGGCCCGGCAGGCGCTGGAATCTGGCGACGAGCCCTTTGGCTCGGTGCTGGTGTCCGCCCAAGGCGAGGTGCTGTTTGAAGACCACAACCACGTTGCGGGCGGCGACCACACGCAGCATCCCGAGTTCGAGATTGCGCGCTGGGCGGCCAACAACGTGCCGCCTGCCGAACGCGCCTCCTGCACCGTCTACACGTCGGGCGAACATTGCCCGATGTGTTCCGCCGCGCATGGCTGGGTGGGGCTGGGCCGCATCGTCTATGCCAGCTCGTCGCAGCAATATCGGCAATGGATGCAGGAATGGGGCGTGGCGCCGTCGCGTGTGAAACCCTTGGCCATTCAGGACGTTATTGACGGCGTGGCCGTCGATGGCCCGGTGGCCGAATTCGCAGAACAGGTCAGGCAGCTGCATCAGGAAAAGCTGCGCCGCCGCGCGTAG
- a CDS encoding DUF4034 domain-containing protein, with protein MTPSNDTIDTLLARRAQLREWLDAGQYDDLDALLEAAALRWLDSDGESYGYRWMLDVISDPQRAPADNLARVRARRDARPASYHAHLAYGNQWESIAGLIRSSNTADYVNDAQWAGAMMARDHAVAAFLHAMALHERPVVAVQRTMRVCAYLDEPDWLADLLEHGVAASHDGLQASWSPDVWEQALRLLDERSGMGLAELPASRPDGLPTRTPQDKDDPKTYWLRTSLALRPNDLSALISYLYFLYPRWNGSHADMQAFIDGPVCAGLTDAQREELRFYKELDYLGYPAFYPEVDDDERNAAFCDAFEQWLTLDVSAELQCRALCHYANFQTARARREDDDGDVHWNAGLLQHAYALLTRACAVAPTNIDLADDAYPGVLFTLQACVWFQGMPDAQRLFPLVLTRGAHWGDDVEAVLLAAVGSKFGLFGLQVDELDTQALLERGFALDGKDRSFNLAQLGRNLWGDVSPEAALFLWQEGARRQRADALMSLSELYAGKIDANYPGIDKAAARNFLTQAAEAGDLIARNNLAYAAIDEGRDIAAHEYQTYRGWLENNWRVADRGSRMEAMAARNLSWLMLMHSGSEEDQRAALDSVLPWLWNQDHDGDRETAARSYAIAFMEGRGCEANAYLAHVWVARALALSPDNEYLQRLSAEINDASGWFGGWRLRRRLARDRAGMDERARELTFAGDDGEGDGKSGSAANAG; from the coding sequence ATGACCCCATCCAACGACACGATCGACACCCTGCTCGCGCGCCGCGCGCAACTGCGCGAATGGCTTGACGCCGGCCAATACGACGACCTGGACGCCCTATTGGAAGCGGCCGCCTTGCGCTGGCTGGACAGCGACGGAGAAAGCTATGGGTATCGGTGGATGCTGGACGTCATCAGCGATCCGCAACGTGCGCCGGCCGACAACCTGGCCCGCGTGCGCGCCCGGCGCGATGCGCGCCCGGCGTCGTATCACGCCCACCTGGCCTACGGCAACCAATGGGAAAGCATCGCCGGCCTCATACGCAGCAGCAACACTGCCGACTACGTAAACGATGCCCAGTGGGCCGGCGCGATGATGGCCCGCGACCACGCCGTGGCGGCATTCCTGCACGCCATGGCCTTGCACGAACGCCCCGTGGTGGCCGTGCAGCGCACCATGCGCGTATGCGCGTACCTGGACGAGCCCGACTGGCTGGCCGACTTGCTGGAACATGGCGTGGCCGCGTCGCACGACGGCTTGCAGGCAAGCTGGTCGCCCGACGTCTGGGAACAGGCGCTGCGCCTGCTGGACGAACGCAGCGGCATGGGGCTGGCCGAACTACCGGCCTCGCGGCCCGACGGCCTGCCCACGCGCACGCCCCAGGACAAGGACGACCCCAAGACCTATTGGCTGCGCACGTCGCTGGCGCTGCGCCCGAACGACCTGAGCGCGCTGATCAGCTACCTGTACTTCCTGTACCCGCGATGGAACGGCAGCCATGCCGACATGCAGGCTTTCATCGACGGCCCGGTCTGCGCCGGGCTGACCGACGCACAGCGCGAAGAGCTGCGGTTTTACAAAGAGCTGGATTATCTGGGCTACCCCGCCTTCTACCCGGAAGTGGACGACGACGAACGTAACGCGGCGTTTTGCGACGCCTTCGAGCAATGGCTGACGCTGGATGTGTCCGCCGAATTGCAATGCCGCGCGCTGTGCCACTACGCCAACTTCCAGACAGCGCGCGCCCGCCGTGAAGACGACGACGGCGACGTGCACTGGAACGCCGGGCTGTTGCAGCACGCCTACGCGTTGTTGACGCGCGCATGCGCCGTGGCGCCCACCAACATCGACCTGGCGGACGACGCTTACCCCGGCGTGCTGTTCACCTTGCAGGCCTGCGTGTGGTTTCAGGGCATGCCGGACGCACAGCGCCTGTTCCCGCTGGTTTTGACGCGCGGCGCGCACTGGGGCGACGATGTGGAAGCCGTCTTGCTGGCAGCGGTGGGCAGCAAGTTCGGCCTGTTCGGCTTGCAGGTGGACGAGCTGGACACCCAGGCCTTGCTTGAACGCGGCTTTGCGCTGGACGGCAAGGACCGCTCTTTCAACCTGGCGCAGCTGGGCCGCAACCTGTGGGGCGACGTGTCGCCCGAGGCCGCGCTGTTCCTGTGGCAGGAAGGCGCCCGGCGCCAGCGCGCCGACGCGCTGATGTCGCTTAGCGAGCTGTATGCCGGCAAGATCGACGCCAACTATCCGGGCATCGACAAGGCCGCCGCAAGAAATTTCCTGACGCAGGCCGCCGAAGCGGGCGACCTGATTGCGCGCAACAACCTGGCCTACGCCGCCATCGACGAAGGCCGCGACATTGCGGCGCATGAATACCAGACGTACCGAGGGTGGCTGGAAAACAATTGGCGCGTGGCCGACCGGGGCTCGCGCATGGAAGCCATGGCGGCGCGCAACCTGAGCTGGCTGATGCTGATGCACAGCGGGTCGGAAGAAGACCAGCGCGCCGCGCTGGACAGCGTGCTGCCCTGGCTGTGGAACCAGGACCACGACGGCGACCGCGAAACTGCCGCCCGCAGCTACGCCATCGCCTTCATGGAAGGCCGTGGCTGCGAGGCCAACGCCTATCTGGCCCACGTATGGGTCGCCCGCGCGCTGGCCTTGTCGCCCGATAACGAATACCTGCAACGCCTTAGCGCCGAGATCAACGACGCCAGCGGCTGGTTTGGCGGATGGCGCTTGCGCCGCCGCCTGGCGCGCGACCGCGCCGGCATGGACGAACGCGCCCGCGAACTGACGTTTGCGGGCGATGACGGCGAGGGTGACGGCAAAAGCGGCAGCGCTGCCAACGCCGGCTAG
- a CDS encoding TetR/AcrR family transcriptional regulator, whose amino-acid sequence MAQMGRPRAFDREQAVDQALHLFWEQGYESTSLSQLKAGIGGGISAPSFYAAFGSKEALYQEAVQRYLDTYARVTESLWDDALPPAQAIELALRRSTKMQCERHHPKGCMVALGVMSAPTPEHTAVTQPLTQSRQRTYAGFIRCVERGIASGELDPATDAKALATVFNSFLLGVSIAARDGVRHAVFDAAITQLMRQWDVARAQAG is encoded by the coding sequence ATGGCGCAAATGGGCAGGCCACGCGCGTTCGACCGCGAACAGGCGGTGGATCAGGCGCTGCATTTATTTTGGGAACAAGGCTATGAATCAACGTCGCTGAGCCAGCTGAAAGCGGGCATCGGCGGCGGCATTTCCGCGCCCAGCTTCTATGCGGCGTTCGGCTCGAAAGAGGCGCTGTACCAAGAGGCCGTTCAGCGCTACCTGGACACGTACGCGCGCGTCACGGAGAGCCTGTGGGACGACGCCCTGCCTCCGGCACAGGCCATTGAGCTGGCGTTGCGCCGCTCGACCAAAATGCAGTGCGAACGCCACCATCCCAAAGGGTGCATGGTGGCACTGGGCGTCATGAGTGCGCCCACCCCCGAGCACACCGCCGTGACGCAGCCCTTGACGCAGTCGCGCCAGCGCACGTATGCGGGTTTTATCCGCTGCGTGGAACGCGGCATCGCCAGCGGCGAGCTGGACCCCGCCACGGATGCCAAGGCGCTGGCCACGGTGTTCAACAGCTTTCTGTTGGGCGTGTCCATCGCGGCGCGCGACGGCGTGCGCCACGCGGTATTCGACGCCGCCATCACGCAGCTGATGCGCCAGTGGGACGTGGCGCGTGCGCAGGCGGGCTGA
- a CDS encoding MFS transporter gives MTGFICIVTETLPAGLLPQVSAGLGVSQAWAGQMVTAYALGSLLAAIPLTIATRGWRRRTVLLMTIIGFLVFNSATALSTNYWLTLVARFFAGVAAGLAWSLIAGYARRMVAPWQQGRALALAMVGTPIALSLGVPLGTLLGATVGWRMAFWIMSALTLVLIAWVLAKVPDYPGQSSHERMPLRRVFLTPGVRPVLAVVIAWMLAHNILYTYIAPFVAPAGLGKRVDLVLLVFGTAALAGIWVTGKLVDRHLRATVLASLGAFGVTALVFGVAPITPAIVYLGVAVWGISFGGAATLLQTALADAAGKGADVALSMNVVAWNGAIASAGVVGGMLLGGWGVAAFPWVLLALVGVAFLIAWGAHAHAFRPGLRTSGALVAGH, from the coding sequence ATGACCGGCTTTATCTGCATCGTCACCGAAACCCTGCCCGCCGGGCTGCTGCCCCAGGTCAGTGCCGGGCTGGGCGTAAGCCAGGCATGGGCCGGGCAGATGGTGACCGCCTACGCATTGGGATCATTGCTGGCCGCCATCCCGTTGACGATCGCCACGCGCGGCTGGCGCCGCCGCACCGTGCTGCTGATGACCATCATCGGCTTCCTGGTCTTCAACTCCGCCACCGCGCTGTCGACGAATTATTGGCTGACGCTGGTCGCACGGTTCTTCGCCGGCGTGGCGGCCGGGCTGGCATGGAGCCTGATCGCAGGCTATGCGCGGCGCATGGTGGCGCCGTGGCAACAGGGGCGCGCATTGGCGTTGGCGATGGTGGGCACGCCCATCGCGCTGTCGCTCGGGGTACCGCTGGGCACCTTGTTGGGGGCCACGGTGGGTTGGCGCATGGCATTCTGGATCATGTCCGCGCTGACCTTGGTGCTGATTGCCTGGGTGCTGGCCAAGGTGCCCGACTACCCGGGCCAGTCGTCGCACGAACGCATGCCGCTGCGCCGCGTGTTCCTGACGCCGGGCGTGCGCCCGGTGTTGGCCGTGGTCATCGCATGGATGCTGGCGCACAACATCCTCTATACCTACATCGCGCCGTTTGTGGCGCCGGCCGGGTTGGGCAAGCGCGTGGACCTGGTGTTGCTGGTGTTCGGCACGGCCGCCCTGGCGGGCATCTGGGTGACCGGCAAACTGGTGGACCGCCATTTGCGCGCCACCGTGTTGGCCAGCCTGGGCGCGTTCGGCGTGACCGCGCTGGTGTTTGGCGTGGCGCCCATTACCCCCGCCATTGTTTACCTGGGCGTGGCGGTGTGGGGCATAAGCTTCGGCGGCGCCGCCACCCTGTTGCAAACCGCGCTGGCCGACGCGGCGGGCAAGGGCGCCGATGTGGCGCTGTCCATGAACGTGGTGGCCTGGAACGGGGCAATCGCCTCGGCCGGCGTGGTGGGCGGCATGCTGCTTGGGGGCTGGGGCGTTGCCGCGTTCCCCTGGGTGCTGCTGGCCTTGGTCGGCGTCGCCTTCCTGATTGCATGGGGCGCGCACGCGCATGCGTTCCGGCCCGGATTACGCACGTCCGGCGCGCTGGTGGCGGGCCATTAG
- a CDS encoding UDP-N-acetylglucosamine 1-carboxyvinyltransferase — translation MSNLIVHGGTPLRGRVIPSANKNAVLPILCATLLTDQPLTLHGVPDITDVRKILDIFRTLGSEVKLDEATRTLALHHRHTAFDATAHRLPEEMRSSIMLVPPLLARFGVARLEDNVKGCTLGVREIDPHVDIFRSFGGQVERASGSLLVRSSGPLTATHHWLDYASVTTTENFVLCAAAAQGESTLTNAASEPHVQEFCRFMVMMGADIDGIGTSRLTVRGGATLGGGEFTFEEDFHEITTFLALGAITGGDVVVRNRTPGNFPLIDRTFAKFGVTIEHKDGWSRALRTGPLKVQTPFTSNVLTKVEAAPWPYFPVDLLPIFIALGVCAEGNAMFWNKVYDGALGWTGELSKFGAHVFSSDPHRVVTFGGMPLTPAVVESPYIIRVAIALFMVASSIKGRSEIRNATPIRRAHPQFVENLRSLGVQVEWATEE, via the coding sequence ATGTCCAACCTTATCGTCCACGGCGGCACGCCCCTGCGCGGCCGCGTCATTCCTTCGGCCAACAAGAACGCGGTGCTGCCAATTCTGTGCGCCACGTTGTTGACCGACCAGCCGCTGACCCTGCATGGCGTGCCGGACATTACCGACGTGCGCAAGATCCTGGACATCTTTCGCACCTTGGGCAGCGAGGTAAAGCTGGATGAAGCCACGCGCACGCTGGCGCTGCATCATCGGCACACCGCGTTCGACGCCACCGCGCACCGCCTGCCCGAAGAGATGCGCTCGTCGATCATGCTGGTGCCGCCGCTGCTGGCGCGCTTCGGGGTGGCGCGGCTGGAAGACAACGTCAAGGGGTGCACGCTGGGCGTGCGCGAAATCGATCCGCACGTGGACATTTTCCGTTCGTTCGGCGGGCAGGTGGAACGCGCCAGCGGGTCGTTGCTGGTGCGCAGCAGCGGACCGTTGACGGCCACGCATCACTGGCTGGATTACGCGTCGGTCACCACCACCGAAAACTTCGTGCTGTGCGCGGCCGCCGCGCAAGGCGAATCCACGCTGACCAACGCCGCGTCCGAGCCGCACGTGCAGGAGTTCTGCCGCTTCATGGTGATGATGGGCGCGGACATCGACGGCATCGGCACGTCGCGCCTGACCGTGCGCGGTGGCGCAACGCTGGGCGGCGGCGAGTTCACCTTTGAAGAAGATTTCCACGAAATCACTACGTTCCTCGCGCTGGGTGCGATTACCGGCGGCGATGTCGTGGTGCGCAACCGCACGCCGGGCAACTTCCCGCTGATCGACCGCACCTTCGCCAAGTTCGGCGTCACGATCGAGCACAAGGACGGCTGGTCGCGCGCGCTGCGCACCGGCCCGCTCAAGGTGCAAACGCCCTTCACCAGCAACGTGCTGACCAAGGTGGAAGCCGCGCCGTGGCCATACTTTCCGGTGGACCTGCTGCCCATCTTCATCGCGTTGGGCGTGTGCGCCGAAGGCAACGCCATGTTCTGGAACAAGGTCTATGACGGCGCGCTGGGCTGGACGGGCGAGCTGTCCAAATTCGGGGCGCACGTGTTTTCTTCGGACCCGCACCGCGTGGTGACGTTCGGCGGCATGCCGCTGACGCCGGCCGTGGTGGAAAGCCCCTACATCATCCGCGTGGCGATCGCGCTGTTCATGGTCGCCAGCAGCATCAAGGGGCGTTCCGAAATCCGCAACGCAACGCCGATTCGCCGCGCGCATCCGCAGTTCGTGGAAAACCTGCGCAGCCTGGGCGTGCAGGTGGAATGGGCTACCGAGGAATAG
- a CDS encoding acyl-CoA thioester hydrolase/BAAT C-terminal domain-containing protein: MTDQARITVSPEIALIDVARDIRIEGFPAYAFITVRASMQMCGAPWRSQAVFVAGHDGSLDLGRDSPVSGSYAEPSAMGLVWSMVCEDMSRVVFPPDRTEPLVVQIDATDGTQHASAQLVQDFLEEGVTHRAVREQVGGMTISGELYTPAGPGPHPLVIYMNGSSGGVNAPRAALFAARGFQCLALAIFNYDGRPKYLNDMPLEYFEHALRWAHAELAPRDGFVALSGISRGGETSLLVASHYPDLVSAVAAYVPSPVMHGVVSAGSPGTGRDAQVWTKNGEPLPHLWQNNASADWEAAYASEPPYRQTHAFLSATRDAAAVERARIPVENYPGPVMLISASDDGFWPSTAYSEMVMRQRQAHGLATFHHVCMGAGHHVHYPYLPATLISKPHAMSGLLLDAGGSPAANAAGNEGSYLAVLEFLNRAAGTPADGL; the protein is encoded by the coding sequence GTGACCGACCAAGCCCGCATTACCGTCAGCCCCGAAATCGCCCTGATCGACGTCGCCCGCGACATCCGCATCGAAGGCTTTCCGGCCTATGCCTTCATCACTGTCCGGGCCAGCATGCAGATGTGCGGCGCGCCGTGGCGCTCGCAAGCCGTGTTCGTGGCGGGCCACGACGGCAGCCTGGACCTGGGGCGCGACAGCCCCGTGTCCGGCAGCTACGCCGAGCCGTCCGCCATGGGCCTGGTGTGGTCCATGGTGTGCGAAGACATGAGCCGCGTGGTGTTTCCGCCCGATCGCACCGAGCCGCTGGTGGTCCAGATTGACGCGACGGACGGGACGCAGCACGCGTCGGCGCAACTGGTGCAGGATTTTCTGGAAGAGGGCGTCACGCATCGCGCGGTGCGCGAACAAGTCGGCGGCATGACCATTTCGGGCGAACTGTATACGCCGGCGGGGCCGGGGCCGCATCCGCTGGTCATCTACATGAACGGCTCGTCGGGCGGCGTCAACGCGCCGCGCGCCGCGCTGTTTGCCGCGCGCGGTTTCCAGTGCCTGGCGCTGGCCATCTTCAACTACGACGGCCGCCCGAAGTACCTGAACGACATGCCGCTGGAGTATTTTGAACACGCGCTGCGCTGGGCGCATGCCGAGCTGGCGCCGCGCGACGGCTTCGTGGCACTGTCGGGCATCAGCCGGGGCGGCGAGACCTCGCTGTTGGTGGCCTCGCACTATCCCGATTTGGTCAGCGCGGTGGCCGCCTACGTGCCGTCGCCCGTCATGCACGGCGTGGTCAGCGCGGGCTCGCCCGGCACGGGCCGCGATGCGCAGGTGTGGACGAAAAACGGCGAGCCGCTACCGCATCTGTGGCAGAACAACGCCAGTGCCGATTGGGAAGCGGCCTACGCGTCCGAGCCGCCGTATCGGCAAACCCACGCCTTTCTAAGCGCCACGCGCGATGCGGCGGCGGTCGAGCGCGCTCGCATTCCGGTCGAGAACTACCCCGGCCCGGTCATGCTGATCAGCGCGTCCGATGACGGCTTCTGGCCCAGCACCGCATATTCCGAAATGGTGATGCGCCAGCGCCAGGCGCATGGGCTGGCCACGTTCCACCACGTGTGCATGGGGGCGGGGCATCACGTGCACTACCCGTACCTGCCGGCCACGCTGATCAGCAAGCCGCACGCAATGTCGGGCCTGCTGCTGGACGCGGGGGGGTCGCCAGCCGCGAATGCGGCGGGCAACGAGGGGTCTTACCTGGCGGTGCTGGAATTCTTGAACCGGGCAGCGGGCACGCCGGCTGACGGCTTGTGA
- a CDS encoding tripartite tricarboxylate transporter substrate binding protein, which translates to MNVSRRHALAALAALPLMPLTSRLAWAQPAFPTRPVRLLVGFAPGGLTDIAARALAERMGKTLKQNVVVENRPGGQAIIATVAVARAEPDGYTLGFAGTNGMILNPLLYNNLPYQQSDFKQLGSMGKSPMLLIVHPDLGVNTVQEFIALAKKKPGDITCAHAGRGVINHLALLHFQSKTGTQFQDVPYKGSGPALLDLMAGTVQSTFDFPTSALANIKSGKLKVLAVTADKRLSSLPDVPTMKEAGVDGFELYTRMMISGPAAMPADVVKVLENAVREGTRDPGLIQQFAEQGVAVEFTSSADLDKVIADESAMWAEVIKANGVPKTDLKA; encoded by the coding sequence ATGAATGTGTCCCGCCGCCATGCCCTGGCCGCGCTTGCCGCGCTGCCCCTGATGCCGCTCACCTCGCGCCTTGCGTGGGCGCAGCCCGCATTTCCGACGCGCCCCGTGCGCCTGCTGGTGGGCTTTGCGCCCGGCGGCCTGACCGACATTGCGGCCCGCGCGCTGGCCGAGCGCATGGGCAAAACCCTGAAGCAGAACGTGGTGGTGGAAAACCGGCCGGGCGGCCAGGCCATCATCGCCACCGTGGCGGTGGCGCGCGCCGAACCCGACGGCTACACGCTGGGCTTTGCCGGCACCAACGGCATGATCCTGAACCCCTTGCTGTACAACAACCTGCCGTACCAGCAGTCGGACTTCAAGCAGCTGGGGTCAATGGGCAAGTCGCCCATGCTGTTGATCGTGCACCCCGACCTGGGCGTGAATACCGTGCAGGAATTCATTGCGCTGGCCAAGAAAAAGCCCGGCGACATCACCTGCGCCCATGCCGGGCGAGGCGTTATCAACCACCTGGCGTTGCTGCATTTCCAATCCAAGACCGGCACGCAGTTTCAAGACGTGCCGTACAAGGGCAGCGGCCCCGCGCTGCTGGACCTGATGGCCGGCACGGTGCAAAGCACGTTCGACTTTCCCACGTCGGCCTTGGCCAACATCAAGTCGGGCAAGCTGAAGGTGCTGGCCGTGACCGCCGACAAGCGCCTGTCCAGCCTGCCCGATGTGCCCACCATGAAAGAGGCGGGCGTGGATGGCTTCGAGCTGTACACGCGCATGATGATTTCCGGCCCCGCCGCCATGCCGGCGGACGTGGTGAAGGTGCTTGAGAACGCCGTGCGCGAAGGCACGCGCGACCCTGGCCTGATCCAGCAATTCGCCGAGCAGGGCGTGGCCGTTGAGTTCACGTCGTCGGCGGACCTGGACAAGGTCATTGCCGACGAATCCGCCATGTGGGCCGAGGTCATCAAGGCCAACGGCGTGCCCAAGACCGATCTGAAAGCGTAA
- a CDS encoding TRAP transporter large permease subunit — translation MEFLTANMAPIMFATLVVFLLMGFPVAFALAANGILFALIGIELGLLNAALFQALPQRIFGIISNDTLLAVPFFTLMGLVLERSGMAEDLLETIGQLFGTVRGGLAIAVVFVGAMLAATTGVVSASVISMGLISLPIMLRYGYDRRLASGIIAASGTLSQIIPPSLVLIILADQLGRSIGDMYRGAIVPGFMLAGTYVLFVIIKSYLKPDSAPALPEEARSFHEANGTRGGRSLLVLMVISALSAYFVGQYIEADTAPVDEQIVLSLLIWGLTAFIIAGVNKVFKIGLLSALAERVTFVMIPPLFLIFLVLGTIFIGVATPTEGGAMGAVGAIIMALIRGRLTLNLMKQAMDTTTKLSTFVVFILVGSTVFGLTFRGVNGDLWVEHLLISLPGGELGFLIAVSVLTFVLAFFLDFFELAFIIVPLLGPVADKLGIDLIWFGVLLAVNMQTSFMHPPFGFALFYLRSVAPKDRYKDKVTGRMIEPVTTGQIYRGSIPFIVIQLAMVAAVMAFPGLVMHYKSDEAQVDSSKVKIEVDTSYGTSTYGGDDPGADFK, via the coding sequence ATGGAATTCTTGACTGCAAACATGGCTCCCATCATGTTCGCCACCTTGGTGGTGTTCTTGCTGATGGGCTTTCCCGTGGCCTTCGCGCTGGCGGCCAACGGCATTCTTTTTGCGTTGATCGGCATTGAACTGGGCCTTTTGAACGCGGCGTTGTTCCAGGCCTTGCCGCAACGCATCTTCGGCATCATCTCCAACGACACGTTGCTGGCGGTGCCATTCTTTACCTTGATGGGGTTGGTGCTTGAACGATCAGGCATGGCCGAGGACCTGCTGGAAACCATCGGCCAGTTGTTCGGCACCGTGCGCGGCGGCCTGGCCATCGCAGTGGTGTTCGTGGGCGCGATGCTGGCCGCCACCACCGGCGTGGTGTCGGCCTCGGTCATCTCGATGGGCCTGATCTCGCTGCCGATCATGCTGCGCTATGGCTACGACCGCAGGCTGGCCAGCGGCATCATCGCCGCGTCGGGCACGCTGTCGCAGATCATCCCGCCGTCGCTGGTGCTGATCATCCTGGCCGACCAGCTGGGCCGTTCGATCGGCGACATGTACCGTGGCGCCATCGTGCCCGGCTTCATGTTGGCCGGCACCTACGTGTTGTTCGTCATCATCAAGTCGTACCTGAAGCCCGATTCAGCGCCGGCGCTGCCCGAAGAAGCACGGTCGTTTCACGAAGCCAACGGCACGCGCGGCGGTCGTTCGCTGCTGGTGCTGATGGTGATCTCGGCGTTGTCCGCGTACTTTGTCGGCCAATACATCGAAGCCGATACGGCGCCGGTGGACGAGCAGATTGTGCTGTCGCTGCTGATCTGGGGGCTGACCGCCTTCATCATTGCCGGCGTCAACAAGGTCTTCAAGATCGGCCTGCTGTCGGCTCTTGCCGAACGGGTCACCTTCGTGATGATCCCGCCGCTGTTCCTGATCTTCCTGGTGCTGGGCACCATCTTCATCGGCGTGGCGACGCCGACCGAAGGCGGCGCCATGGGCGCGGTGGGCGCCATCATCATGGCGCTGATCCGTGGCCGCCTGACGCTGAACCTGATGAAGCAGGCCATGGACACCACCACCAAGCTGTCCACCTTCGTGGTGTTCATCCTGGTGGGCTCGACGGTGTTCGGCCTGACCTTCCGGGGCGTCAACGGCGACTTGTGGGTGGAACACCTGCTGATCAGCCTGCCGGGCGGCGAGCTGGGCTTCTTGATTGCCGTCAGCGTGCTGACCTTCGTGCTGGCCTTCTTCCTGGACTTCTTCGAATTGGCCTTCATCATCGTGCCGTTGCTGGGGCCGGTGGCCGACAAGCTGGGCATCGACCTGATCTGGTTCGGCGTGCTGCTGGCGGTCAACATGCAAACCTCGTTCATGCACCCGCCGTTTGGGTTTGCGCTGTTCTACCTGAGATCGGTGGCGCCTAAGGATAGGTACAAGGACAAGGTCACGGGCAGGATGATCGAACCCGTCACCACGGGCCAGATCTATCGCGGTTCCATCCCGTTCATCGTGATTCAGCTGGCGATGGTGGCGGCGGTGATGGCGTTTCCCGGCCTGGTCATGCACTACAAGAGCGACGAGGCGCAGGTGGATTCCAGCAAGGTGAAGATCGAGGTCGATACGTCCTACGGCACCAGCACCTATGGCGGTGACGATCCGGGGGCGGACTTCAAGTAG